A stretch of the Erpetoichthys calabaricus chromosome 3, fErpCal1.3, whole genome shotgun sequence genome encodes the following:
- the LOC114649210 gene encoding rho-related GTP-binding protein Rho6-like, whose amino-acid sequence MKERRNTQPPVMRCKLVLVGDVQCGKTAMLQVLAKDCYPETYVPTVFENYTASLELEEQRVELSLWDTSGSPYYDNVRPLCYSDSDAVLLCVDVSRPETMDSALKKWKTEIVDFCPSTRVLLVGCKTDLRTDVCTLMELSNQKQVPVSHEQGCAVAKQLGAETYLECSAFTSEKSVHSVFRTASLVCANKLSPKAKASPSRRLSKRLLQLPSRSELLTSTFKKEKTRSCSVM is encoded by the exons ATGAAGGAGCGGAGGAACACTCAGCCCCCCGTGATGCGCTGCAAGCTGGTGCTGGTCGGGGACGTGCAGTGCGGGAAGACGGCGATGCTGCAGGTGCTGGCGAAGGACTGCTACCCGGAG ACGTACGTGCCGACGGTCTTTGAGAACTACACGGCGTCGCTGGAGCTCGAGGAGCAGCGCGTGGAGCTCAGCCTGTGGGACACGTCCG GGTCCCCGTATTACGACAACGTGAGGCCCCTCTGCTACAGCGACTCGGACGCGGTCCTCCTGTGCGTGGACGTCAGCCGCCCCGAGACGATGGACAGCGCCCTGAAGAAG TGGAAAACGGAGATCGTGGACTTCTGCCCCTCCACGCGGGTGCTGCTGGTGGGCTGCAAGACGGACCTGCGCACTGACGTCTGCACGCTCATGGAGCTGTCCAATCAGAAGCAGGTGCCGGTGTCACATGAGCAG GGCTGCGCCGTGGCCAAGCAGCTGGGCGCCGAGACCTACCTGGAGTGCTCGGCCTTCACCTCGGAGAAGAGCGTCCACAGCGTCTTCCGGACGGCCTCCCTGGTGTGCGCCAACAAGCTGAGCCCCAAGGCGAAGGCCAGTCCGAGCCGCCGGCTCTCCAAGAGACTGCTGCAGCTGCCCAGCCGCTCGGAGCTGCTCACCTCCACCTTCAAGAAGGAGAAGACCCGGAGCTGCTCCGTCATGTAG